In the Hevea brasiliensis isolate MT/VB/25A 57/8 chromosome 8, ASM3005281v1, whole genome shotgun sequence genome, GGCATTGGCGCGGGAAACCCTCAGAGCGCCAACATTGAATTATGGAAATTTGGGCTATTTATTGTTGTTAAAGGCCCTGAGTATTACAGTTATTTACAATTTTACCATTTCACAATATATATTAAATTCCACTTTTTTGGgtgaagaaaataaaattttaaatttagtcATCATATTGAGAGATTTTTAAATTATACgaatcattttttattttataaaatctataaaaaattaaaaattactcatttaatgaatttaataatatatacaaaattttgtttatgagttattaattaataaataaaatatgaaattatttctaccaaaaaataaaatatataactaTAATTGAAGCATTTTATAGTTTTAATTATAGAATAATCATGTCAAATTTTTTCTTAAGAAATGGgtctaaaaatgaaaattaattaaccaagacccagGCCCAATATACAGTAACCCGAGCCCACAACCCGGTTCTGTCATTAGGGTTTCTATTCTAGGGTTTTTCATCGTTTCAGCGCCATCTTCTTATATACAAACGAGGCATATATAAGTTGAGTTTCTGGTTTTCAGTCTTCCATTTTCAGAGAGAGTGGTAGAACCCTAAGCCTAAGCAATGGCTCCCAAGACACCTAAGGTGAGCAGGAACCCAATTCTAGTTCGAGGAATTGGTAAGTACTCGAGATCTCAGATGTACCACAAGCGGGGTCTGTGGGCTATCAAGGCCAAGAATGGCGGTGTTTTCCCCAAGCACGACCCCAAACCCAAGGCAGCTACTCCTGCTGAGAAGCCACCGAAGTTCTACCCGGCTGACGATGTTAAGAAGCCTCTGCTTAACAAGCGCAAGCCTAAACCCACCAAACTCAGGTCTTTACTATTATCTATGAATTcgtatctctttttaattttgtATATATGTTCATTTTGTGGTTTTTTTTTATATGGTTATCTCCTGGCATTTgcttttagtatttttttttccttcctatttgttttgaattttataaatctGTGCATTTTGGGGTTAAATTAGGATATATTTCTTGATTTCTTTATGATTGTGTAGATTTATTGATTTGGTGTAAATCTCTGTGCAATTTACTTTTAATAAATTATTGGTTTATCTTTATATGTATGTGATTGAGCATATGTTTGGGTACATTAAGAGAATACTGGTGGACTGATATAAATATGGTTTTAGTTGAAAGAGGATATAAGCAAATAATGGATGTCTAATTGTGGGTAAAGTGTGTGCATTATTTGCCAGTTAGGATGTGTTGTAATTGTTTGTTTTGTGTTTATGCTTTCAGGGCCAGCATTACTCCAGGAACTGTTTTGATCATTCTTGCTGGAAGGTTCAAGGGCAAGAGGGTTGTGTTCCTGAAGCAGCTTTCCTCTGGATTGCTTTTGGTCACTGGTGAGCATGTGTTACTTTTATGCTTTTGTATAATTTGGAAgatattcacacacacacacacacacacacatattggAAGCACTTAAACCTTCTTAGGAaacaatctatttaattaatgagCAGAACTTTTGTGACTTGAAGGCCTGCTTCTCATGCAAGGGCATGATTGTTGTGTGCCCAAGCTCTACAGGCAAACAGGAAAATTGTTGACATATGCTTCGTTAGGTAATTTATGTTGCTGCCTGCTGCAGGTCCATTTAAGATCAATGGTGTCCCTTTGAGGAGAGTGAACCAATCTTATGTCATTGCAACTTCCTCCAAGGTTGACATCTCTGGAGTTAATGTTGATAACTTTGATGACAAATACTTTGCCAAGCAAGttgagaagaagaaaaagaagggaGAGGGTGAGTTTTTTGAGGGAGACAAAGAGGTTGGTTTGCTAACTTATGGCCCATTTCCTAAGTGATTGTGTAAACTTTGTTATTGCTCTGTCCTAATATTGGTTTATGACCTAACTCACTTTTCAGGAAAAGAATGTACTCCCACAAGAGAAAAAAGATGATCAGAAGACTGTGGATGCACCATTGATTAAATCGATTGAGGGGGTCCCAGACCTGAAGGCTTATTTAGGGGCTAGATTTTCTCTTAAGGCAGGAATGAAACCTCATGAGCTTGTTTTTTAGAGGAAAAAAAGAATTAGGATTGTTCCCATGAATTTTTGCTTGATTTTGTTTGAACCTTATTTTAGCAGTTGTGCTGTTCTATTTTTGGCAATAGACCAGCTATATGAACCTGGAATATGGTGATGTACTGTgcaatgaaaattttctttttccCATTTCTGTTTGGGTGTCTTGATAGAATTCTGATTGCTCTGGTTTATATAATATAAGAATTATTTCTTTCAATATGATCTTTTCTTGATATGCATGTGCCTAGGAATTTGTGCTGTGCTTTTTGATAATTTTTCTCTGGATGATATGATGTGGAACGAATGATCTTCTTAGTTTATTTGCATTTTGTTTGATTTGGTTAGTTTTATTTGATCGTCATGCCTTATATTGTATGAATGGTGAAATTACATCGCGTCTATGGTCGTTATAAAGGGAACTAGCAGTATTTGATAGTTACTCGCTCTATTCATTATTTAAATAGCGCAATGCCAAACGAATTTGTGCTGGCAAATCCTTTTGAAGTAACATTTGTTCTCTGAATCCTGTGATGATTCAGTAAAGTTCGGGAATCTCTGAATCCGGTGAGGATTCAGTAAAGATCAGGAATTCATGTAGTTACTGGTGCCTGATCCTGTGTTCTATTGATTGAATGGTATTGCTTTTGAGTTCGACAGGAAATCATTCGATTGTGATTAATCTGGTTAAAGAATTCCTTGCTGGATTCAGAAAATGGGAAGAAGCAATTAGGCCGCGGCGTCCTGTCCTGTAATAAGCTGGAAAGTTCCTTATAATAAGCTGTCTGTTCTAACAGGCAATTTCCTAAAGAAATTTATGGGCACAGGAGGCCGCTTGCTTTGGAACTTATGTTGCCGCAGATGATACGGACCAGCGGCCAGAGCCACCACTTGGAATGATGTTACGTAGAGCACCATTGCTGCACGAAGAACATCATATAGTTTTGGTTTGCTCTGGGGTCTCTCCAGCTAAGCAGAGATTACTACCTTTCCCCTTGTATGCAATGTCACCCGCTACTGTTTATATCCAGTCTGCAACACATACCTCGTTCGAGCTGTATAATGGGGTTTGGAAGTTGGAAATGTATCGAATTCCTCATAAGTTCAGCTGGTTGCACTGCTTAGGATAGGCGAAAGTTAAAGTTATAATatcatttttttataataaaagatCTATAAAAGTATAATAGGAAAGTGAAATCCTGGACTATGTAAAGAGGGATTAGAAAAAAGGGTAAAACCCTAAATAAgtaaactaaataaatgaaagccGCACTAGGGGTGACTCTTTGGAGATCGAAATTGGCCCATGAGTGTTGTTACGGAtctggttttaaaattaatcaaaatcgatattaaatcaaattaaaatcggTCGGATTGATTTCAggaaaactgattttttttttaaaataaaaatttaataaaattatcaaccattgaatttatttaaaaccaaaactaaatcaaaatttaaccaaaaccaaaattgattttaaatttgagTTGAAACAATTCAATTCTAATTTCGAACCTAATGAGCCACGAAAAGCCCCCAAAACTGGCCAATAAGGTTGGGCTCATatggctctctctctctctctctctctctcatcataACTAGAACCTTCTAATCCCTAACAGAAGTTTTAGGGTTTTTCCTGGGTTTAAACCCCAAACTAACTTACTCCTACGCTAGAACCCATCTTTCTCTTTTGTTATTCAGAGACAGTAAAATTCCAGGAAAACCCTAAAAAGCCACCACCTAATGGGTCGCTCTTATGGCGTCAAACTTGTTGCTTGGCTCGCTCGCCGCTCCCCCTCATTCAACCTTTTCGAAGATTCTGCTGATACCGTACGATTCAATGCTCGATTTTGTTTATTTGTTTTtcataaattgtgatttataGTTGATGTATTTTTCATTTGGTGGGTGTTTCAATTTTGTCTAATTCGTCTAATTGCAGGTATATAAGAGTCTATCAAATGGGAGTTGTAGGAGATTGAGTAGTGGGATTTGTAACCCTGGTAGGGTTATTGGCAGTTACTCTCCCAAAAATGGTACTGttgttctctttctttccatCCTGTTTGGTTACTTAGAAAGCTGAAGAATCCAATAGAAACGAAAGTTCTGAATTCTTTGCCCATTTCGGTGAAGGGCTTTGAGTAAACAAGTTAAAATTATCGGTTGATTGTTAATCTAGAAAAGACTTGTTTTATGCCCacatttttctaatttattatttaattttctagCTACCACAAGTAGTATTTGTTGGTTTCTACTGAATTGCAAGTTTGGAAATGTGCAGCTAACCACAAAAACTGGTTGTTATTGGGATCTTTGAATGCCAATTTTAGGACAACGAGGTCAATTCATGGATCTGGTATTTCACAAATTGCTCCTGTTAtgttttacttttattttaagtTAAAACCCAATTTATGAATGTGTTTTATGTGAAACGTTTCATGGTACTATaatatatgtattttacttgcTATATGTAGCAAAGCATTTTACTATATGTAGAAAAGCATTtttttatggtttttttttttttttttggttcagcTTATATGTCAAGAGATTATTATGACGTACTTGGTGTTAACAAGAATGCTAGTTCATCTGAAATAAAGAAAGCTTATTATTTGGTAGGTTTCTTACTTATTATTCTTTTTCTAATCTGTGTATTTAAGTGAAAATTGTgcatctctccctctctctctttgaTTTGGGATGTGTCTAGATTACTGTTATCTGCATTGTAAATTTGTAGGATTTCAGCTTCTACTCCCTGTATTAGACTATACTTTTTATTTCACAGTTTCTGATTTTACTTTTATATTATTCTGCAGCTGGCAAAGAAACTCCATCCTGATACAAATAAAGATGATCCTGAAGCTGAAAAGAAGTTTCAAGAAGTTTCAAAGGCATACGAGGTAGTTTTTACAGACTGGAAATCTGGTTTCTTTTTCTAGCCATCTTGCAGGTTGTACTAAATGAGGAATCTCTGTTTGTTCTGTTCTTGTAGGTTTTGAAAGATGATGAAAAACGTGCACAATATGATGAGGTtgcaaaattaatttatgtttgttACACTATTTATTAAAGGCCAAATGAATGCTTCTGCTGAATTACTTTGgtctttaaattgattttgggaaTGAGACATCCTCGACCATATTCTGTCCTAGGAATCTTTTATATCACTGGAAAGAATATCATTCCATGGTGAATTAGTGCATCAAGATATATCATGAGGCCAATCTTTACATCCGGGCATCTTCCATATGTGTCTTGTATGTTTCATATGGTTGTTCACATATAGATCTCTGTCTCCTCACCACCCCCCCTCCTCCtctttttttctccttttctttttcgAAGTTTCATGGTTATGGCAAAGTATTTCTATATGTTTTTGTGTTTGACAATTGGTATTCTTGTGCTTGCTAGCATTCTTGTTTTGACATAGTGATGCTCTCTTTAGTTAGTTTATGTACTGATATTGCTTGTATGCTCAATCTTATAGGTCGGCCATGATGCATATGAACATAACCTCAATGGAGATTTTCATCCTGGTGGACCAGGATTCGATAATCCATTTGACAGCTTCTTCAGAATGGATGATGTAATGACTTTTTTGATCTTCTGTCTCTTTGATTTGATTCTTCTAACTTGTAGGATCTCTTGTTTTATCAGTTATCATTTCATGCATCTTGCAACCTGAAACTTGCAACCTAATGAAATCTTAACGAAGTCCCTTCTTCACATTTTAGGGAGCCGCAAACTCTTgggttgagttttttttttttttgggggggggggggtgggggggttGTTGGGGTTTGAATTGTCAATTTTAAAGCATGCATTACTGAACAATTAAGTTACTAATACaattaaaattagtttattaTATAATGTggatgtatgttgaaatatactgGAATCTCTGGATAAATATATTGAAGAATGAAAATTATAAATCACCTAATGGTTGCAGGAATAGAAGGAGATTCATTGTGTACATGTATATTGCAAGAATATGCATCCTTTCCTATTGGGCTTTCTGTTGTTTTTCTCAATATTTGATTTTCACCTTTGATGAAGTTTAACATGCTGTTCTTTTTTGAACAATGGCACACTTCTACAATGGACATCAGATATTCAACAACATATTTAAGCAGAAGCTTGGCGGCCAAGATGTCAAGGTTTTATCACTTTTCACCTATATTGTTGATCTCTTTGTGCCTTGGAATTAAATTTTTATGTGATTTCCCTGTTTTCCATCTTGCATAGGTTGCTATTGAACTATCCTTCATGGAAGCTGTTCAGGGATGCACCAAAACTATCACATTTCAAGCTGATATACCTTGTGAAGCTTGTCGTAAGTTTATTCTCTGCACTTGCTACTATTTGCAAACTTACTGATTTGGAATTTTACCACTTTTGTGGAATTTGTTAGTCCTCTTTTTGCTAGCATTCAAATGTAATTTTAAGAGTTATGCCTCCAGTTTTGCTTATGTTTAATTTTGCAGGTGGAGAAGGTATTCCTCCTGGGGTAAGACCCCAAATGTGTAAGAGCTGTAAAGGCACTGGCATGGTCAGTTTTTGCAAGAGACACACATGATGAGCATTACTTGTGCAGCAAAAGATGGCTTTTCTTAGCTGACATATTGTTTGACTACATATGCAGGTGTTTACCCAGAAAGGCTTTGTTAGTCTTCAGCATACTTGTAACAAATGTGGTGGAACTGGGCAAACTGTATCGGTATGCTACAAATTGACATatgttttcattttgtgtttcttAAATTCAACTTTACTTTCTTAATTTCCCATCATTCACATATTGATCATCTAAAAGTCTATGGTTGGCATTTTTAATCTACCATATGCAGTGTATAAATATCTGCTTTTGGATTTCATCAGTTAGGCAAATTCTGTAAATTAATCTTGTCAGCTATTTTTCCcatacatatttttttttctacATGTTCTATTTCATTTAAGCTTTCCTAACGTCTTTCCATATTGTCGTGCAAGTCTAAAAAATATTGCAATTGACAATTGCGCTGTTCAAAGCGGTTCCACTAGGTCGTATACATCTTCTTGTGACTTTTCTTAGTTTACTATGTGAGATATATGCTTGATAGATAACTTTTGGAATCAATCATCCTATTGGAAAAttagttatattttaaaattggaGTTTTTCTTTAGATGAACTATTGCTATTTATTGAATCCTACTGCCCCTTGTGAAAATATATCAAACAATTGCTCCAGTGCCAtaacatttcattttttaatattattgcaGCATTTTCTAATGCCACTATTGCTAGCAGAGTTTTTGCAGATCATGCAATGGTGGTAAAGTAGTGAGAGGAACAAAGTCTGTCAAATTGGATATTATGCCAGGTGTATTTTCTAGATCTTTAAGCATCTTGTTGAAATTTTCTGGTCTTTTGTAGTAACTTAGCCTGATTTTCTTTAATTGGTTGGCTCATACCTCATGCACTATGCTTGTCATTTATCTTGCATTGTTTGCTTCTGAATTCTTATCATGGTGGGCACCTTGcagataaattaataatttatgctGTTGCATAGTCTAAATTATTGCTTACTTTTTCATGTAAAGTGTGTGCAACTGGTAACTTGTATCTTTGGTAGGTGGACGCCTCTTCTCCACTAAATACAGTTTAACAAAATGAACTCATGTAATTTActtaaatatataaaagaaagGAGGTTATGGTACAAGGAAATTCTCTTAATGAAACTagctattatttaaaaaaattttgtttaATGGCTTGAGTGGCTCTTAATTATTGTTGAAAGTTGATTCCTTTGCATTGAAGTTAGCTATTTCTCCACACCTTGTGTCACAGCAAACGAATAAGTTCTTAGCATTGTGTTAAGTTCTATGCAGTATATCTTTAATCAGGTGAAATGGCAATTATGACCCTTGGAAATACTTTTCTATTATCCGCTGTTCCTCATGGATACTTCCTGTGATAGATTTCCGTTTGGTTTGTGCTTGACGGTTGAGTCTATGCTGTCTGCAGGAGTGGATGACAATGAAACAATAAAGATGCCAAGAAGTGGTGGAGCAGACCCAGAGAGAAATCAATCTGGTGATCTATTTGTAACAATCAGGGTAACTTAACATCCTTGATGCTAAATATTGTGAGGCAGCTATATTCTCATCGTTTGTTCCTTAATTCTATGCTTGATTGTGAGAAATGTGCGAATGTGCTGTGGGCAAAGACCTAATTTTTTGGAGCTTGGTTTGGAATAAGGAGCGTGCTAAATTATCGTGTAGGTTCTAGGGCCATTTCCTTGCAGGATTTTTTTGGCAGCTTCTATCtgttaattatttttccttttatttggTATGCTCAGATGGTTTTTTTAGAATTCATTCATTTAGCTAAGAATTTGGTGGACAGGAGTGTTCTTAGTTGCTGTCATATGTATTATGTATTTTTACTGAACTAAAGATCATTTACTATCACATAATTTTGTTGTTGGGGAAGTGTGGATGCCGTTTGTCTTGATAGACCATGCCTTCTGCCATAGTCAATGATTGCCTAGCAAGCTGGAGGTTGTTAAGGAGATGGAATGACCATATGGAGGATTAGTTCACTGTatctgatgattttttttttttttttttcgttatgTAGGGGAATTTATTGCTCATCGTAAATTATTAGATACAACTATACTTCTAATTTTTCTAAAAACATTGTTATAATTTTCATTTCATCCCAGGTTCGGGAAGATCCTATTTTCCGTAGAGAAGGTTCTAACATTCATGTGGATGCTGTTTTGAGTGTTACTCAGGTAAAAACTTTTCTGTTATGTTTTTCATTGCTCAGTAATGACATTAAATTTCTAATGCATGGAAGTTTTTCTTGGTGTGGTTGATGGTTGGTTTTGTAGACTTTGATGGTTTCAATTTTCAAATCTGTTAGCTTTAGTCGTGGGTTTTGGTCATAAATAATGTCAGGTTCTCTGTTCAAAGTGTCTGCTTCTAGAAACTTATAAACCATACCAAACCGGCCTTCTTTGCTGTACCTACCACAACCCACAGATTTCCCTTGATATCTCTGATTTTGAAGTTCATTGAATTGCTCTTTTGCAGGCAATTTTGGGGGGAACCATCCAGGTTCCTACTCTCACAGGAGATGTTGTACTTAAGGTATGCTGAAATCTTTGTGAATGATTacctatttttcaaaaactaagcTAGTCATCATTCTGTCTAATTTGGTTTATATTTCCAGGTCCGCCCTGGCACCCAGCCTGGCCAGAAGGTGGTCCTAAAGAAAAAAGGTGAGCACACATTAATACTTTGATATCATATTGCATTTGCTTAGAATaattttatgtgcaatatatgtgATCTAGGTTTTCAGTTGGTATGTCTTCGGTTATGGGCTGTTTAAGATTCTTGGTTTTTTTTCCTGTCGATAATTTATAGTTATAAATTCATGTTTatgtcatttatttatttatttttctttacaaATTTTGAGCCGTTTGGTCTTTGTAGGTGACTACTGAATCATACAATTTTGAGGGAATGCTCTGGAATTCAATATGTTTTGGATTCACTGAGACTCTGGGAGGAATTCTTTTCAAACTTCTCTTTTGAACTGAGATGTGGCTGCGTGTTCTTCCTCCTATTATTCTTGTCTTTACATCATCGATGGACTAAATTTAGAATGTTTTCTCATTATGGCTGACGTGGAAGTCTGTTGCAATTTTATGTTAAATCTTGAATTGTTGCTGCTGAATTTTGTAAATCTCTCAGCATTTTGAATTGTGGTGCTTCATACATGTGTTAGGGACATGGGGTTATTCATTCTAGTAATCGTCTGTTTTAATTTGTACTCGAGTGAATAATAATTTGTCTCTGTGTGTATCAACAGGGATTAAAGCTCGCAGCTCTTACTCTTTTGGTGACCAATTTGTGCACTTCACTGTCAGCATTCCAACGTAGGGCTCTTGTCAGTTAAATAATTTCACATTTTTAATGTTTACTTTTGTGGCAATTCAATATTATAATATATGGTTACATAAAAAGCTAAGTTGTTTTAAAACTTAGCTTTTCATAA is a window encoding:
- the LOC110647250 gene encoding 60S ribosomal protein L6 translates to MAPKTPKVSRNPILVRGIGKYSRSQMYHKRGLWAIKAKNGGVFPKHDPKPKAATPAEKPPKFYPADDVKKPLLNKRKPKPTKLRASITPGTVLIILAGRFKGKRVVFLKQLSSGLLLVTGPFKINGVPLRRVNQSYVIATSSKVDISGVNVDNFDDKYFAKQVEKKKKKGEGEFFEGDKEEKNVLPQEKKDDQKTVDAPLIKSIEGVPDLKAYLGARFSLKAGMKPHELVF
- the LOC110647246 gene encoding chaperone protein dnaJ GFA2, mitochondrial yields the protein MGRSYGVKLVAWLARRSPSFNLFEDSADTVYKSLSNGSCRRLSSGICNPGRVIGSYSPKNANHKNWLLLGSLNANFRTTRSIHGSAYMSRDYYDVLGVNKNASSSEIKKAYYLLAKKLHPDTNKDDPEAEKKFQEVSKAYEVLKDDEKRAQYDEVGHDAYEHNLNGDFHPGGPGFDNPFDSFFRMDDIFNNIFKQKLGGQDVKVAIELSFMEAVQGCTKTITFQADIPCEACRGEGIPPGVRPQMCKSCKGTGMVFTQKGFVSLQHTCNKCGGTGQTVSSFCRSCNGGKVVRGTKSVKLDIMPGVDDNETIKMPRSGGADPERNQSGDLFVTIRVREDPIFRREGSNIHVDAVLSVTQAILGGTIQVPTLTGDVVLKVRPGTQPGQKVVLKKKGIKARSSYSFGDQFVHFTVSIPTSLTPRQRELIEEFSKEEQGEYGKCAAGASG